The uncultured Devosia sp. sequence CGAAGGGGTGCCGCGCGGGACGTTCCTTGGCCATCAGCGCGCGCATGGTCAGCACATCGTCGACGATCTTGCTGGCCTGGCGCTCGCGGGTCATCACTTCGGCCACGGCGCCGGCGACGGCGTCGCCAAAGGCAGCGTCGGCCATGATGACGCGGGCACGGCTGAGGGCCAGGTGTTCCCAGGTCCAGGCGTCGTCGCGGTGATAGGCGCGGAATCCATTGAGGCTCGTCGCCAGCGGCCCCGCATTGCCCGAGGGGCGCAGCCGCATGTCGGCTTCGTAGAGCACGCCTTCGGCGGTGGGCGAGGTCACCGCCGCGACGAGGCGCTGGGTGAGGCGGGTATAGTAATGATTGGTGCTCAACGGCTTTTCGCCGTCGGATTCTCCGTCGGGCGCATCATAGAGCAGGATGAAATCGAGGTCGGAGGTGACCGTCATCTCGCGGCTGGCCATCTTGCCGAAGGCGAGCAGCGCCACCTTGCCGCCAGGCAACTTGCCATGACGGCGCTGGAACTCGGCGCGCACGCTGTCGAACAGGCGATTGACCAGGGTCTCGGCCAAAGCCGTGAACTGTTCCCCTGCCCCGCTGGCGCTGACCGTGCCCGAGAGCAGGCCCGCGGCGATGAGGAATTTCTGCTCCTGGCCGATGATGCGGGCGCGGTCGATGATCTCCTCATAGGAGCGGCTCTCGGCCAGAAAGGCGTCGACCTTGGCGATCAGCACGTCGCGATGGGTGACGTCATTGGCAAAGGCCGGGTCGATCAGCCCGTCCATGACATGGGCGCGATGAATGACGGCTTCCGACATGCGGGGCGCGGAGGCCATCAGCTGGACCAGGAGGGTCCGCAGGCTCGCGTGGCTGCGCAGGAGCGCGAAAAGCTGCACGCCCGTGGGCAGGCGGGAGAGGAAATTATCGAACTTGGCCAGCGCTTCGTCGGCATTGCCGGCATTGCTCAGCGTGGTCAGCAGCGCGGGCAGAAGTTCGGTAAGATGGGCACGGGCGGCAGAAGCGCGGGTCGAGGGATAGGAGCCATAGTGCCATTTGCGCACGGTCTCGATGGCCTTGGACGGATTGCTGAAGCCCATGGCCGATAGCGTTTCCACCGTGCCGGGATCGTCGTCATTGCCGGTAAAGACCAGATTGCCTTCGGCCGTGCCGAGGCTCTCGCCCTCGGTGAAAAGCTCGGAATAGTAGGCGGTGACGCGTTCGAGTGCGGCGCGATAGTCGCGCTCGAACTGACGCAAGTCGGACTGGCCCATCAGCCGGCCGATGATGGCGACCTCTTCGGGGGACGCGGGCATGACATGGGTCTGCTCGTCGCGCAGCATCTGCAGGCGGTTTTCCACTGCGCGCAGGAACCAGTAGGTCTGGGTCAGCTCGGTGGCGGCCTTGGGCGTGATCCAGTTAGCGTCGGCCAACGCCGCCAGGGCATGCGCCGTGGGCTTGACGCGCAGGGTCTTGTCGCGGCCGCCGGCGATCAGCTGCTGGGTCTGGGTGAAGAATTCGATCTCGCGGATGCCGCCACGGCCGAGCTTGACGTTGTGGCCTTCGACGCGGATGTCACCGACATTCTTGGCGATATTGATCTGGCGCTTCATGGCCTGGATGTCGGCAATGGTCGCGAAATCGAGATGCTTGCGCCAGACATAGGGCGCCAGATGTTTCAGGAAGGCGTCGCCGACACGCTTGTCGCCGGCGCAGGGGCGCGACTTGATCCAGGCGGCGCGCTCCCAGTTTTGGCCACGGCTTTCGTAATAGGCGAGCGCCGCGTCAAAGGAGATGGCGACCGGGGTCGAGCCGGGGTCGGGACGCAGGCGCAGGTCGGTGCGGAAGACATAGCCGTGCGCCTGCCGATCTTCCATCAGGGCGACGAGCTTCTGCACCATGCGCGAATAGATCTTGGTGGCTTCCGACGGGTCGGCCAGCACCTGCTTTTCGGGATCGTAAAAGGCGACGATGTCGATGTCAGAGGAGTAATTCAGCTCCTGCCCGCCATGCTTGCCGAGGGCGAAGATGGCGAGGCCGGAATTGGCCGAGGTCGCCTCCTCGGCGGGAATGGCCAGCTGACCCTTGCCGGCGGCCTGGCGCATCAGGAGGTTGAGCGCTGCATCGAGCGCGGCATCGGCGAGGTCGGAGAGGGCTGCCGTGGCCTGCGCCGTGGTCCAGGCGCCGCCAGTCTCGGCAAAGGCGGCGAGCAGCGCCATGCGGCCCTTGGCAATGCGCAGGACCGGGGCAAGCTCTTCCTCGGTGGTCGCCGACGCGCCCATGGCGTCGACGGTCTCGATAATGTCGGTGAAGGCCCCATCGGCACTGTCGGCAAGGGTCGCGATCAGCCAATCGACGTTGGCCTGCGCCAGCCCCAGCAGATAGGGCGCGGCCTCCAGCAGCGGCCCCAGCGCGGGCACGGCAGGTTGGAGCGCCGCCTGTTGATCGGCGGATAGCTCGGCAAGCCAGGCATCAAAGCGCGGCGTGTCGGCGGACGGCAGGGCATTGAGGGACATGGTCATAAAAGAGGCATAGCTTGGGGGACCCCGCGCGGCAAGGCGGATGCGGGGCGATCCGGGTACCCCCACCTATCCTCCCCCTGATAGGGGGAGGGACCGCCCTGTGTGTGCCGCTAAACCTTGCTCAACACTCGATCCAGTCCCTCCCCCTTTTCAGGGGGAGGTTAGGTGGGGGTATTCTTGCTAACCCGGCAAATCCACCACCGCACGCACCCCCGGCTCATTGTCCTCGATCCGGAAACTCCCGCCAAGCAGGCTCGTCACCGCATTGACCAGTGATAGCCCCAGACCCGAGCCCGGTTCCGACCGGCTTTTCTCCAGCCGGACGAAGCGCTGCAGCACGCGCTGGCGTTCTTCGGCGGGAATGCCGGGGCCGTTGTCGGCGACTTCGATCAAGACGCGGCCATTGTCGCGGCGCAGGCCGACCATGATGCGTCCCTGCCCTTCGCCATCTGGCTTGGCGTATTTGACCGCGTTCTCCAGCAGGTTGACCATGGCCTGACCGATCAGCTCGCGGTTGGCATGGAGATGCACGCCCTCTTCCACGGCGGTCTCGACCACAATGCCTTCGTCCTCGGCCACCGGACCATAGAGTTCCGCAACATCGGCCACCACGGCGCTGACATCGACATCGGTCAATGCACCCGAGGGGGCCCCCGCCTCGGCGCGGGCAATCATCAGCAGGGCGTTGAAGGTCTGGATCAGCCGGTCGCTCTCGGCGATGGTGGCTTCGAGCGCCCGCTCGCGCGTCTCCTCGCTGGCACCGTCGCGCAAGGCGCTTTCGGCCTGGTTGCGCAGGCGGGTCAGCGGGGTCTTGAGGTCGTGGGCCACATTGTCGGTGACCTCCTTGAGACCCTGCAGCAATTGCTCGATACGGTCGAGCATGGCGTTGAGATTGGTGGCCAATCCGTCGAATTCGTCATTGCGTTTCGTCACCGGCACGCGTTCGCTGAGATTGCCCGACATGATCTTGGTGGAGGTATCGCGGATCGTGTCGATGCGGCGCAGCACCCGCTGGGCGGTGATACCACCGGCAATCAGCGAGAAGAGGATGATGCCGAGCACGCCGAACATGAAGCTCTGCACGATGATGGCAGAAAAGCCGCGGCGCTCGACCACGTCACGACCGACGACCAGCCGCATGCCATTGCTCAGTTCCACCGAGCGCACCACGGCAAAGCCGGTCTTGGCCGGGCGCGGCGGGGCGTCGGGATCAGCCGCAGGCCCATCCTCGGGCGGATCAAGCAAAGGATTTGCGCGCTCGTAGTCGAAGCTATAGATGCCCGGCTCGATCAGCACATTGGCCGGCACGTCGGTGACATTGCCGAGCAAGTATTGGCCGCTCGCATCGCCTAGATAGTATACGCCCGGACCCGGCGCGGTGGAAATGCGCTGCAGGGCAAAGGCCAGCGCGCGGATGCCCTGATTGGCATCGATGCGCTGCAGCACCCGCACTTCGCGATCGATGTCATTGGCTTGCTGGCGCTGGATCTGGACGGAGGACTGCCAGGTAATGAACGCCAGCAGCAGAATGGCGAACAGCGAAAAGATCAGGATGAAGGTCGCGGTCAGCCGGACCGTCGAGGTGCGCCAGAGTTGGACGAAACGGTTCACGCTCTACTCGCGGATCATATAGCCAGCGCCCCGCACGGTGTGCAGCAGCGGGCTGGCGTGGCCCTTGTCGATCTTGGAGCGCAGGCGCGACATATGTACGTCGATGACATTGGTCTGCGGGTCGAAGTGATAGTCCCAGACGTTTTCGAGCAGCATGGTGCGGGTCACCACCTTGCCGGCATTCTTCATCAGATATTCGAGCAGGCGGAATTCGCGGGGCTGCAGGAGGATGGTCTCTCCATCGCGCTCGACCTTGCGCGACAGGCGGTCGAGGCTGAGGCCCGCCACTTCATAGGCGGTCGCGGCTTCCGAGGGGCTGGAACGACGCGCGAGCACTTCGACGCGGGCCAGCAGTTCGGTGAAAGCATAGGGCTTGGTGAGATAGTCGTCGCCACCGGCGCGCAGACCGGTCACCCGGTCATCGACTTCGCCCAGGGCGGATAGAATAAGAACGGGGGTCTTGTCGCCTTCGGCACGCAGGCTTTCGACGATGGACAGGCCGTCACGGCGGGGCAGCATGCGATCGACGATCAGCACGTCATAGTCCATGCCCGAGGCCATGGCGTAACCGGTTTCCCCGTCAGCGGCATGGTGGGTGACGTGGCCGGCCTCGTCCAGCGCCTGGATCAGGTAGCTGGCGGCTTCGCGGTCGTCTTCGATCAAAAGGATTTTCACCGGAGCCCCCAAGGCTTTGGCACAGAAGGTAGTGGTCCCGGGCGCGAGCCCGGGACCGGTATTGCTTAGTTATCGCCCAGCGGCAGGCCGATAAAGGTATCACTGCCGTCGCGGCTGGCCTTGACCAGGGCCGTATTGCGGCCCTGAGCCTTGACCGCGTCAAGCGCTGCCTCGAATTCGTCGAGCGAATTGACCGGCGTATTGTTGACCTCGAGGATGGCATCGCCAACCGTCAGGCCCTTCTGGGCAGCCGGCGATTCAGGATCGACTTCCTGCACCAGGAGGCCACCATTGCCGTCCGAATTCGGAACCAGGGTCAAGCCAACGCTGGATTCAGCCGGCAGCGGTGCCGGCGGCGTGGGGGCTGCCTGTTCGTCATTCTGTGCCACGGCGGCTTCATTGAGCGTACCGAGCTGGACCGACAGCTTGGTCTCGGCACCATCGCGCCAGATGGTCAGCTCGACCGAGGAGTCGGGCGACTTGCCGGCAATGGTGCGGCTGAGGTCGAGCGCATCATCGATCGCATCGCCATCGACGGCGGTGATGATGTCACCGGACTTGACGCCGGCGGGACCGGCAGGACCATCTTCGGCGACGTTGCTGACAATGGCGCCCTTGGCGTCGGCCAGGCCAACACCATCGGCAATGTCACGATTGACGTCCTGAATGCCGACGCCGAGGTAGCCGCGGGTGACGGTGCCGGAGTCGATCAGCTGGGCGACGATGCCCTTGACCGTGGCAGCCGGAATGGCAAAGGCGATGCCGACATTGCCGCCATTGGGCGAATAGATGGCGGTGTTGACGCCGACCACTTCACCCTTGGTGTTGAAGGCCGGACCACCGGAATTGCCGGTGTTGACGGCGGCGTCGATCTGCAGGAAATCGCCGTAGTTGGAGCCGCCGATATTGCGGCCCTGGCCGGAGATGACGCCGACGGTCACGGTGCCGCCGAGGCCAAAGGGATTGCCCACGGCCACGACCCAGTCACCGACGCGGCTGGCATCGGTTTCGAAATCGACGAAGGGCAGGTTTTCACCCTCGATCTTGACCACGGCCAGATCGGTACGCTCGTCGGTGCCGACGATTTCGGCAACCTTCTCGGTGCCGTCATCGAACACCACGGTGACCTTGGTGGCGTTTTCGACGACGTGATTGTTGGTGACGATATAGCCGTCAGCCGAGATCACGAAGCCCGAGCCGGCTGCCATGAAGTGGCGCGGTGCCGGGGGCTCGTTGCCGCCACGCGGGCCATTGCCGAACTGGTTGAAGAAATCCTGGAAGGGATGGCCTTCCGGCAGGTCGGGGAAGTTGAAATCGAAATCGCGGCCGCGCGGGCCACCCTGCTGCATGCGCGGGCTTTCCTCGGCTTCGACGAGGATCGACACCACGGCAGGCTTTACCGCCTCGACGAGATCGGCAAAGCCGGCATGGGGCTGAGCGGTCTCGGGCACGGTGATCTGCGCAACGTTCTGCACCTGCGCATTGGCCGCCTGGCCGGTCATGACGAAAGCGGTGGAGACACCACCGATACCGACCAGCAATGCCAGGGCGGATGCCCCGAGCCAACGGCTGGTACGCTTGAGAATGGACGAGCGCATGTAGACAATCTCCTTCGGCAAGCCCTCAACAGCTTATGGGCCTACATATGGAATGCCGCGCCTTTCGGAGAAGTTGCGCCAACATTAAACCTTGGCAATGTTGGTGGCGGGAATGGGGCATATGGGGGTTTTCAGTCGGCGATCCTCTCCCGCCTGCGGGAGAGGGAGACCACGCGTAGCGTGGTGGAGAGGGGAGCAGTAGGCGCGGATAGTGGCGGTTATCCTCGGGGCCGCGCAAGCAGCTCCCCCCTCCACCGCCCTATGGGCGGTCCCCCTCCCCCGCAAGCGGTGGAGGTTGGGCTCGGTGCGTGGGGTTACTTCAGCTCGTCCAGCGCAGCCTGCTCTTCCGCGCTCAATCCCGCGGTCACCACCCGCCGCTTCCGCCCCAGCGCAACCAGCGTGCCCAATCCCACCAGCAAGAGCACCGGCGCTGCGACCCACAGGATCATCGTGTGGTTGTTCACCCGCGGGTTGAGCAGGACGAATTCGCCATAGCGATCGACCAAAAACTGCTCCACCGCCGCATTGCTGTCGCCGGCCACCAGTCGCTCCCGCACCAGAACGCGCAGGTCCTTGGCGAGGTCGGCATCGCTGTCGTCGATGGACTGGTTCTGGCAGACAAGGCACCGCAGCCCAGCCGAAATATTGCGGGCGCGCTGTTCCAGCACGGGGTCATCGAGCACTTCGTCGGGGCTGACGGCCAGCACAGGCGTTGTGAGGCAGAGGGCGAAAAGAAGTGCGCGGAGCCAGCTCATTCGGCTGGCTCCAGTGCTGGCTTGCTGGCCCTGCGCGGGGCGCCGATGCGGACCTTGCGGTCGGTCAGCGAGACCACGCCGGCCGCGGCCATGAACAGGCAACCGATCCAGATCAGGGTGATATAGGGCTTGAACCAGATGCGGACGACATGGGTGTCGCTCAGCGGTTCGCCGAGCTGCAGATAGAGCTGGGAGAAGCCATAGGTGGTGATGGCCGCTTCGGTGGTGGGCGTGCCGCTGGCCACATAGATGCGGCGTTCGGCCATCAGGTCGCGCGTGCCGCCGCCGGGCGCGGTGACGATGAAGTGCCCTTCCTCGCCCATGTAGTTGGGGCCCTGCTCCTGCTTGAAGTCATCGAAGGCGATGGAGTAGCCAGAGAGTTCGGCGGTTTCGCCCGGATTGAGCGTGGTAACCAGTTCGGTTTCCCAGGCCGTGACAGCGACAATGCCGAGCACGGTGATGCCGATGCCGAAATGGCCGAGCGCCGTGGACCAGGCCACGCGCGGCAGGCCGACGAGGCGGCGCATGCTTTCGCCAAAGGGAATGCGGCCGATCTTGCTGCGGTCGATCAGTTCAGCCACGGCGCCGAAGGAGACCCAGAAGCCGAGCAAGAGGCCAAGCGGGGCCAGCGAGATCGAAATGCCGCCCAAGGCCGAGATCAGGATGGTGGCAAAAATGGCCAGCGCTGCCGCGCCGATCAGGCGTTGTGCTGCGGCCATGATGTCGGCGCGCTTCCAGGCCAGCAGCGGCCCGAAGGGCAGCACCAGCAGCAGCGGCGCCATCAGCGCTCCGAAGGTCAGGTTGAAGAAGGGCGCGCCGACCGAAATCGACGTGCCGGTCAGGGCATCGAGGACGAGCGGATAGAGCGTGCCGACCAGCACGGCGCCGACGGCGGTCGAGAGGAAGAGATTGTTGAGGATCAGGCCGCCTTCGCGGCTGATCGGCGCGAACAGACCACCCTGGCGCAGCGACGGCGAACGGATGGCAAAGAGCACGAAGGCGCCACCGATCAGCACCGCCAGAATGGCGAGGATCACCATGCCGCGCGTCGGGTCGGCCGCAAAAGTATGGACCGAGGTCAGGATGCCCGAGCGGACGAGGAAGGTGCCCAGCAGCGACAGCGAGAAGGTGATGATGGACAGAAAGACCGTCCAGATCTTGAGCGCATTGCGCTTTTCCATTACCAGCGCCGAATGCAGCAGCGCTGTGCCGGCGAGCCAGGGCATGAAGCTGGCATTTTCCACCGGGTCCCAGAACCACCAGCCGCCCCAGCCGAGTTCGTAATAGGCCCAGTAGGAGCCCATGGCGATGCCCAGGGTCAGAAAGGTCCAGCTCAGCATGGTCCAGGGGCGCACCCAGCGGGCCCAAGCCTGGTCGATGCGGCCGGAGATCAGCGCGGCGATGGCGAAGGAGAAGCAGATCGAAAAGCCGACATAGCCGGCGTAGAGCAGCGGCGGATGAATGGCGAGGCCGATATCCTGCAGCACCGGATTGAGGTCGTTGCCTTCCAGCGGCGGATTGAACACGCGGTCGAAGGGATTGGAGGTGAACAGCGTGAAGCCTGTGAAGGCTGCGGTCAGCATGCTCTGGGTGGTCAGCACCAGCGCCAGCAGGTCATCGGGCAGGCGCTTGCCGAAGGCGGCGACCATGGCGCCGAAGCTGACGAGGATGAAGATCCAGAGGACCAGCGAGCCCTCGTGATTGCCCCAGACGCCGGAGATCTTGAAGATCAGCGGCTTCAGCGAATGGGAATTGTTGACCGCCAGCGCCAGCGAGAAGTCGGATGTGACGAAGGCCTGGATCAGCGCGGCAAAGGCTGCGGCCACGAGCACGAATTGCAGCACGGCACCCTGGCTCAACACCAGGCCGATGCGCTCGCCGCTGCGCCAGAAGATATAGCCGCCGATGGTCGAGAGCGTTGCGATGGCAAAAGCCAGGATCAGCGCGAAATGACCGAGTTCGATGCTCACTGGGCTGTCTCCGGCCGCCATTCGCCGCTGGCCTTCAGCGCGTCGACGACTTCCTTGGGGATGTAGTTCTCGTCATGCTTGGCGAGGACATTGGTGGCGCGAAAGGTGCCATTGTCCTGCATGGAGCCCTCGGCCACCACGCCCTGCCCTTCACGGAACAGGTCGGGCAGAATGCCGGTGTAGTGCGCCTGCACGGTCTCGGCCCCATCGGTGATGACGAAGTCATTCTCCTGGCCGTTGCGGACCCAGGACCCATCGCCGACCAGACCGCCGAGGCGGATCGGCGTGCCGGCGGCAACCTCGCGGGCGATCACGTCGCTGGGCGAATAGAAGAAGACGATCTGGTCGCGCAGGGCGATCAGCACAAGGGTCGTCGCCAGCGCGAGGACGAGGCCAAGGCCGGCGATGATGCCGAGGCGCTTCTGCTTGCGCGTCCAGCCCTTCTTGCGGACGGATGCCTGCACTGTCACGGCGTGCCTCCATTCAGTGTGAGGCCGGCGGCCAGCGCCAGCGTATCGAGATCGCCGCGATCGAAGGCCTGGGGATAGGCCGCAACGGCGCTGTCATAGGCGGACTGCGCCGATGGCAGGTCGCGCAGCACGATGTAGGAACGCACCAGCTGTGTCCATTCTTCGATCGTGCCGCCATCGGTCTCGAGCCGGGCGGCCAGGCCCGTGACCATCTGCGCCACGGCGTCACTCTCGGCCTCGGAGGCACCGGCGACACCATCATTTTCGGCCACGGCCAGCCCCTGGCGCGCCGATTCGACCCAGGGCTCGCTGCCATCGGCAGAAAGCGCCAGCGCGTCCTGCCAGGCGGCGACGGCGGCGGGATAGTCTTCCATGCGCGTCAGCTCGGCGGCGATGTAGAGCCGCGACAGCACGTGGGTCGGATCGGAGGCGGCTGCAGCGCGCAATTGGGCCATGGCCTCTTCCGAACCCTGGCCGTCGGCGGCCATCAGCAGGGTTTCTGCCAGCCGGGTCTGCAGATCGGGCGTCGCCCCGTTGAGTTCGATGATGCGACGATAGGCATTGGCGGCATCGCCGAAACGGCCGAGCTGCATATAGGCGGGGGCAATCACCGTCCAGCCGCGCAGATCGTCGGGATTGGTCGTCAGCTGGGCCTCGATGCGTTCGATGGCCATGTCGAGATCGATGGACTGCGCCGCCAGTTCGGGGCGTTCCGCCAGCGGCGCGCTGGGCAGGTCCGGACTGCCGAGCACTAGATAGGTACCAAGGGTCAGTGCTGCCACGCCACCCAGACCGGCCAGCAGCATGGCATTGCCCATGGTGCCCTTGGGCGCGCTCTTGCCCGACTCGGCCTTGGCGCGCAGGATTTCACGCGCCAGCTCGCCCTTGGCGGCCAGTGCCTCGGCACTGGCCAGCTTGCCGGCGGCAAGGTCGGCATCAATGCCGGCCAGGACGAGGCGAAAATGGCTGTTGGCATCGTCCAAATCGGGCACGGTCGCGTTGACCGTGCCGCGGCGGGCTGCGTAAAAAAGTGCAGCACAGGCGATTGCGGTAATGGCAGAGGCAATGAACCAGAAAAGCATGGGCCCTGGACGTCTGAAGCCGACACGCGGCAAGTTTGGAACACCTATAAAGTGTGTGGGGCGAAAAACCACCGAAACACGCGATTGTGGAGTTGACGCATTGCCACATGCGCATATGGCCGCATGAGCGACAGCAAGGCGGATTTCGCTGTCGTCGGCACCACGCCACTCGCCCAGCTGGTGGCCGGCCTCCTTGCTGCCAGACACGGCAAAAGCGTTGTTCTGATTGGTGAAACCGCCTCGCGCCATCGTCTGCCGCAGGGCGTCGACCTGTCGATTGCGCCCCTCACCCGACCCGACACCTGGTCTTTACTCAGGTCCGTGATGCCCGAAACGCTCAAGCTTGTGTCCCGCATCGGTGGGCGCGGCGCGTGGTCGCGGGTCGATCCGATCCTGCTTGCCGAGGGCGCGCAGGGCAAACAGGCCCTTGCCCATGTCCGGCACGTGGCCATGGCTTTTGGCTGGCCGGTCGAGACCCTGCGGCCCAATATCGTCGGGTCGGATCGCGAGGGTTTCGTCTCGCGCCATGCCGCATTGCTGCACCGCCCAACCCTCGATGCGGGGCTGGAGCGGTGGCTGCGCAAGCACAAGGTCCGCCGTTTTCCCGCACACCAGACACTGGTCATTGCGCCTGACGGCAGCGCGCAACTCACCGATGGCGACGCGCGCATCGCCATCGGCCAGACCATTCTGGCGGACGACGCGGCGCTGATCTCCCATCTTACGGCCAGGCAATGGCCCAGCCTGTTGCAGCGCCAGGACAGCAGCGCGGTGCTGACCCTTCCCACCAGCACCATGGCGGGACGCCTGCTCTTGCAGCTCGACCACGGGTTGATGCTGTCGCAGCAGGACAGTGGCGGCATTCTGGCGATCGGCCCCGGCAGCGTGGATCAGCTCAGCGCCAGGCTCATGGCCCTCCTCGGGCGCGATCGCGCCGCCCGGCATGCCGGCCAGGTCAGCTGGCCGTCGATCAACACGGCCGACGGCGCGCCGGCGGTGGGGCGGCTCAATGGGCCGGGCCCCGATGTGCTGGCCGGATTTGGCCCGACGGGGCTGTTCCTCGCGCCCGCCATCGCCCGCTGGCTGTCCGGCGTCTCGACCGAGAGCGAAAGCCAGTGGTTCGCTGCGCGCCTCGTCAATCGCAGTCTCCGCAACTTGCCGGTCGCCGAGTGGGGAGGCATGGCATGAAGGACCAGCCAGCGCGTCTCGATACGGGCCATGCCCTGTCCGGTCAGAACATCGATCGCAGCAGGCCGGGCCAGTTCCGCCTCAATGGCCGCGCCATCGCCTTTTTCGCCGGCGACACCGTGCTAAGCGCCGTGCTGGCCAATGGCGTGGACAGCGTCGGCTGGCATGATGGCCACGCCCTGGCGCTGACCCACCGCCACGCCCCCGCCATTGCGCCCGTCAACGCGCCCCATGCGGCCCTGCCCATGGAACGTACCCCGGCAACCGACGGCGCCGACTATCTCCTCCTGGACGAGGACCTGCCGCCCTCCCCGCTGGCTCGCCTGTTCCGCCGCGATCGCCAGAGCCTCGGCCTCGACCTCGCCAGGACCCTGCCCCGCCCCTGGCTCGATCAGGTCGGCACGCCCGGCGTGGAAACCGATCTCGTCGTGGTCGGAGCCGGTGTGGCGGGCATGTCCGCAGCCCTTACCGGTGCCCGGCGTGGCCTGGCCGTCACGCTGATCGAGGCGCGTCCCCATCCGGGCGGGATCGCGCGCCTGTTCGGCACGCAGGATGGCGAGGATGCGCCCGACGAAACCATTGCCCGCCTCAGCGAGGCCGTTGCCGCCAGCGACCGGATAACCCTGCTGACCCGGGCAGACGTCTTCGCCATTCGCCCGGGCATGCTGCGCCTGCATCAGGTGGTGGTCGACGATGGACAGCCGCATGGCCGCGTCGTGGATCTAGCGGCGCGCCACGTCATCCTCGCCACCGGCTCGATCGAGCGGCTGCCGCTGTTCTCCGGCAACCGGCTGCCCGGCGTCATGGGTCTCGCAGAGGCCTTCGAACTCGCCCATGGCTATGGCGTCTGGCACGGCAGGTCAGCGCTGTTTGCCACCAGCAGCAGCCCGGCCTATCGCCTCGCCATGCTGGTGCGCGACGCCGGCATTGCCGTGCCGCGGATCCTTGATTGCCGGACGCAGCCGCAATCGCGCTTCATCGAGTTTTCCAAGGCCTATGGCATGACGTTGGCCTCCGGCACGCTGGTCGCTGCGGTCACGCGCGGCAAGGCCGGGCTTTCCGTACTGCCGCATCTGTCGATGAGCAATGTGCCGCATGAGGACGTGGCGCTGGGTGCCGACCGCCTTGTGGTCTGCGGCGGCTTCCAGCCCGACCTGACGCTCTGGCATATGGCGGGCGGTGACAGCGTCTGGAATGCAGACAATGCCACGCTCAAACCCGTCGCCGGCCCGGATGGCGTGACACTGGTCGGCAGTGCCGCCGGCTGGCAGACGCGCAGCGCCTGCATGGCGAGCGGCGAAGAAGCGGTCAACGCCATGCTCGGTCGCCCGGTCCAGGA is a genomic window containing:
- a CDS encoding bifunctional [glutamine synthetase] adenylyltransferase/[glutamine synthetase]-adenylyl-L-tyrosine phosphorylase; the protein is MTMSLNALPSADTPRFDAWLAELSADQQAALQPAVPALGPLLEAAPYLLGLAQANVDWLIATLADSADGAFTDIIETVDAMGASATTEEELAPVLRIAKGRMALLAAFAETGGAWTTAQATAALSDLADAALDAALNLLMRQAAGKGQLAIPAEEATSANSGLAIFALGKHGGQELNYSSDIDIVAFYDPEKQVLADPSEATKIYSRMVQKLVALMEDRQAHGYVFRTDLRLRPDPGSTPVAISFDAALAYYESRGQNWERAAWIKSRPCAGDKRVGDAFLKHLAPYVWRKHLDFATIADIQAMKRQINIAKNVGDIRVEGHNVKLGRGGIREIEFFTQTQQLIAGGRDKTLRVKPTAHALAALADANWITPKAATELTQTYWFLRAVENRLQMLRDEQTHVMPASPEEVAIIGRLMGQSDLRQFERDYRAALERVTAYYSELFTEGESLGTAEGNLVFTGNDDDPGTVETLSAMGFSNPSKAIETVRKWHYGSYPSTRASAARAHLTELLPALLTTLSNAGNADEALAKFDNFLSRLPTGVQLFALLRSHASLRTLLVQLMASAPRMSEAVIHRAHVMDGLIDPAFANDVTHRDVLIAKVDAFLAESRSYEEIIDRARIIGQEQKFLIAAGLLSGTVSASGAGEQFTALAETLVNRLFDSVRAEFQRRHGKLPGGKVALLAFGKMASREMTVTSDLDFILLYDAPDGESDGEKPLSTNHYYTRLTQRLVAAVTSPTAEGVLYEADMRLRPSGNAGPLATSLNGFRAYHRDDAWTWEHLALSRARVIMADAAFGDAVAGAVAEVMTRERQASKIVDDVLTMRALMAKERPARHPFDLKLAEGGLVDLEFIAQSAQLLAGATVARPQASTARVLTRLDETGLVPEGTRLAEIHELFSTVLQVMSSALVSPFKDEAWTAAFKELLAGLTHYPSFDLLELDLKAMRGEVSAAAAKWYEKAREL
- a CDS encoding HAMP domain-containing sensor histidine kinase, whose protein sequence is MNRFVQLWRTSTVRLTATFILIFSLFAILLLAFITWQSSVQIQRQQANDIDREVRVLQRIDANQGIRALAFALQRISTAPGPGVYYLGDASGQYLLGNVTDVPANVLIEPGIYSFDYERANPLLDPPEDGPAADPDAPPRPAKTGFAVVRSVELSNGMRLVVGRDVVERRGFSAIIVQSFMFGVLGIILFSLIAGGITAQRVLRRIDTIRDTSTKIMSGNLSERVPVTKRNDEFDGLATNLNAMLDRIEQLLQGLKEVTDNVAHDLKTPLTRLRNQAESALRDGASEETRERALEATIAESDRLIQTFNALLMIARAEAGAPSGALTDVDVSAVVADVAELYGPVAEDEGIVVETAVEEGVHLHANRELIGQAMVNLLENAVKYAKPDGEGQGRIMVGLRRDNGRVLIEVADNGPGIPAEERQRVLQRFVRLEKSRSEPGSGLGLSLVNAVTSLLGGSFRIEDNEPGVRAVVDLPG
- a CDS encoding response regulator transcription factor, giving the protein MKILLIEDDREAASYLIQALDEAGHVTHHAADGETGYAMASGMDYDVLIVDRMLPRRDGLSIVESLRAEGDKTPVLILSALGEVDDRVTGLRAGGDDYLTKPYAFTELLARVEVLARRSSPSEAATAYEVAGLSLDRLSRKVERDGETILLQPREFRLLEYLMKNAGKVVTRTMLLENVWDYHFDPQTNVIDVHMSRLRSKIDKGHASPLLHTVRGAGYMIRE
- a CDS encoding Do family serine endopeptidase — its product is MRSSILKRTSRWLGASALALLVGIGGVSTAFVMTGQAANAQVQNVAQITVPETAQPHAGFADLVEAVKPAVVSILVEAEESPRMQQGGPRGRDFDFNFPDLPEGHPFQDFFNQFGNGPRGGNEPPAPRHFMAAGSGFVISADGYIVTNNHVVENATKVTVVFDDGTEKVAEIVGTDERTDLAVVKIEGENLPFVDFETDASRVGDWVVAVGNPFGLGGTVTVGVISGQGRNIGGSNYGDFLQIDAAVNTGNSGGPAFNTKGEVVGVNTAIYSPNGGNVGIAFAIPAATVKGIVAQLIDSGTVTRGYLGVGIQDVNRDIADGVGLADAKGAIVSNVAEDGPAGPAGVKSGDIITAVDGDAIDDALDLSRTIAGKSPDSSVELTIWRDGAETKLSVQLGTLNEAAVAQNDEQAAPTPPAPLPAESSVGLTLVPNSDGNGGLLVQEVDPESPAAQKGLTVGDAILEVNNTPVNSLDEFEAALDAVKAQGRNTALVKASRDGSDTFIGLPLGDN
- a CDS encoding cytochrome c-type biogenesis protein, which codes for MSWLRALLFALCLTTPVLAVSPDEVLDDPVLEQRARNISAGLRCLVCQNQSIDDSDADLAKDLRVLVRERLVAGDSNAAVEQFLVDRYGEFVLLNPRVNNHTMILWVAAPVLLLVGLGTLVALGRKRRVVTAGLSAEEQAALDELK